From a single Paraburkholderia sp. D15 genomic region:
- a CDS encoding response regulator yields MQDPVRVVIADDHPVILFGAEQALLKFPGLEVVARARQSTELIKLLQTVPCDVLVTDLAMPGGQYGDGLPLIGYLRRNFPNLPIVVLTMLENAALLKRLSELGVTSVVNKSDDLSHIGLAVQHVSRKLEYMSPSVKASLDALRMNAGGKTDEVMLSRRELEVVRLFVSGMTIKEISEQLNRSIKTISTQKNTAMRKLGIERDSELFQYAQSNGLLNLSSNSVEDSGKTE; encoded by the coding sequence ATGCAAGATCCTGTCAGGGTCGTGATCGCCGATGACCATCCGGTAATTCTGTTCGGCGCCGAACAGGCTTTGCTCAAGTTCCCCGGCCTGGAGGTCGTTGCGCGCGCACGCCAGTCCACCGAATTGATCAAACTGCTGCAAACCGTGCCGTGCGACGTGCTCGTCACCGACCTTGCGATGCCGGGCGGCCAGTATGGCGACGGGCTGCCGTTGATCGGCTACCTGCGCCGCAATTTCCCGAACCTTCCCATCGTCGTGCTAACGATGCTGGAGAACGCTGCGCTGCTCAAGCGGCTCAGCGAACTGGGCGTGACCTCGGTCGTCAACAAGTCGGACGATCTGAGCCATATCGGGTTGGCGGTGCAGCACGTGAGCCGCAAGCTCGAATACATGAGCCCGTCGGTCAAGGCTTCGCTCGATGCATTGCGAATGAATGCCGGCGGCAAGACCGACGAAGTGATGCTGTCGCGCCGCGAACTGGAGGTGGTGCGCCTGTTCGTGTCCGGCATGACGATCAAGGAAATCTCGGAGCAGTTGAACCGCAGCATCAAGACGATCAGCACGCAGAAGAACACGGCCATGCGCAAGCTCGGCATCGAGCGCGATTCGGAACTGTTCCAGTATGCGCAGAGCAACGGCTTGCTGAATCTGTCGTCGAATTCGGTCGAGGATTCCGGCAAGACTGAGTAG
- a CDS encoding OmpW family outer membrane protein yields the protein MKKLCFALLTACLSASAFAQHAGDNVAVLGWFHVMPQDSSTPLTTNVAPTPINTPLRLPNSFTSAGTGLSTNNADTVGLVFSHYLTDHIAVTTVAGVPPVFKIYGHGTIQPPGPAGALGQQNLGDPQANPIVKSVRQWSPALLFQYYFNEPTAKFRPFVGIGVSYNWFSDVQLSPNFVSSTQNNLGAILAAGAGKPGQTTVSAKASSSWQPVFNAGLAYNITDHWGLVASVTYIPLKTTSSVIIKAADGTELGVSKAELKADPIISFLAVSYKF from the coding sequence ATGAAAAAACTCTGTTTCGCGTTACTGACCGCCTGCCTGTCCGCCAGCGCCTTCGCCCAGCACGCGGGCGACAACGTCGCCGTGCTCGGCTGGTTTCACGTGATGCCGCAGGATTCGAGCACGCCGCTCACCACCAACGTCGCGCCGACGCCGATCAACACGCCGCTGCGTCTGCCGAATTCGTTCACGTCGGCGGGCACCGGTCTGTCGACGAACAACGCCGATACGGTCGGCCTCGTGTTCAGCCATTACCTGACCGACCACATCGCGGTGACGACGGTGGCGGGCGTGCCGCCGGTGTTCAAGATCTACGGTCACGGCACGATCCAGCCGCCCGGACCGGCGGGCGCGCTCGGTCAGCAAAATCTGGGCGATCCGCAGGCCAATCCGATCGTGAAGAGCGTGCGTCAGTGGAGCCCGGCGCTGCTGTTCCAGTACTACTTCAACGAGCCGACCGCCAAGTTCCGGCCATTCGTCGGTATCGGCGTGTCGTATAACTGGTTCTCCGACGTTCAGCTAAGCCCGAATTTCGTGTCGTCGACGCAGAACAACCTCGGTGCCATTCTGGCCGCGGGCGCCGGCAAGCCGGGCCAGACGACGGTGTCGGCCAAGGCGTCGTCGTCGTGGCAGCCGGTGTTCAACGCAGGTCTCGCGTACAACATCACGGATCACTGGGGTCTGGTGGCATCGGTCACGTATATCCCGCTGAAGACCACGTCGTCGGTGATCATCAAGGCGGCGGACGGCACGGAACTCGGCGTCTCCAAGGCCGAGCTGAAGGCCGATCCGATCATTTCGTTCCTGGCGGTGTCGTACAAGTTCTAG
- a CDS encoding orotate phosphoribosyltransferase, producing the protein MTGFDRQTISDTTAKMLLEVQAVHFNAEKPYIFTSGWASPVYIDCRKLISYPRVRRGLMEMAETTILRDVGYEQIDAVAGGETAGIPFAAWLSDRLMVPMQYVRKKPKGFGRNAQIEGLLTEGQRVLLVEDLTTDSRSKINFINALRTAGATVNHCFVLFHYNIFKESVSVLKDIDVDLHALATWWDVLRVAKDNKYFDTKTLDEVEKFLHAPAEWSAAHGGATSTPQ; encoded by the coding sequence ATGACAGGCTTCGATCGCCAGACGATCTCCGACACGACCGCCAAGATGCTGCTGGAAGTTCAGGCAGTGCACTTCAACGCGGAGAAACCGTACATCTTCACGTCCGGCTGGGCGAGCCCGGTTTATATCGACTGCCGCAAGCTGATCTCGTATCCGCGCGTGCGCCGCGGCCTGATGGAAATGGCTGAAACCACCATCCTGCGCGACGTCGGTTACGAGCAGATCGACGCGGTGGCCGGTGGCGAAACCGCCGGCATCCCGTTCGCGGCCTGGCTGTCCGACCGCCTGATGGTGCCGATGCAATACGTGCGCAAGAAGCCGAAGGGTTTCGGCCGTAACGCGCAGATCGAAGGTCTGCTGACCGAAGGCCAACGTGTGCTGCTGGTCGAAGACCTGACCACGGACAGCCGCAGCAAGATCAACTTCATCAACGCGCTGCGCACCGCCGGCGCCACGGTGAACCACTGCTTCGTGCTGTTTCACTACAACATCTTCAAGGAAAGCGTGTCGGTGCTGAAAGACATCGACGTCGATCTGCACGCGCTGGCCACGTGGTGGGACGTGCTGCGTGTCGCGAAGGACAACAAGTACTTCGATACGAAGACGCTCGACGAAGTGGAGAAGTTTCTGCATGCGCCGGCTGAATGGTCGGCCGCGCACGGCGGCGCTACCTCGACGCCGCAGTAA
- the argC gene encoding N-acetyl-gamma-glutamyl-phosphate reductase → MSTKVFVDGQEGTTGLKIFEYLSQRADVEILRIEESKRKDIDERRRLINASDVTFLCLPDVASRESASLVDNDRTVLLDASTAFRTSADWAYGLPELARSQRERLRTAKRIAVPGCHASAFVLAMRPLVEAGVVGADFAAHAYSITGYSGGGKKMIADYEAGGNDKLKSPRSYALGLTHKHLPEMAAHTGLKSAPVFTPIVGDFYKGLAVTTFFSPGQLTKKTTPQDVQALFAEYYAGEAFVHVAPFDAEANLDGGFFDVQANNDTNRVDLFVFGNEERFVTVARLDNLGKGASGAAIQCMNLAIGADEESGLNR, encoded by the coding sequence ATGAGTACGAAAGTTTTTGTCGACGGACAGGAAGGCACGACCGGCCTGAAGATTTTTGAATACCTGTCGCAGCGCGCCGACGTGGAAATCCTGCGCATCGAGGAATCGAAGCGCAAGGACATCGACGAGCGTCGTCGTCTCATCAACGCGTCGGACGTGACCTTCCTGTGTCTGCCGGACGTCGCGTCGCGCGAATCCGCGTCGCTGGTCGACAACGATCGCACCGTGCTGCTCGACGCCAGCACCGCGTTCCGCACGTCCGCCGACTGGGCGTACGGCCTGCCCGAGCTGGCCCGCTCGCAGCGCGAACGTCTGCGCACCGCGAAGCGCATCGCCGTGCCGGGCTGCCACGCGTCGGCCTTCGTGCTGGCCATGCGTCCGCTCGTGGAAGCGGGCGTGGTAGGCGCCGATTTCGCCGCGCATGCGTATTCGATCACCGGCTACAGCGGCGGCGGCAAGAAAATGATTGCCGACTACGAAGCCGGCGGCAACGACAAGCTCAAGAGCCCGCGCTCCTATGCGCTCGGTCTGACGCACAAGCATCTGCCGGAAATGGCCGCACACACCGGCCTGAAGTCGGCGCCGGTCTTCACGCCGATCGTCGGCGATTTCTACAAGGGTCTGGCGGTCACCACATTCTTCTCGCCGGGCCAGCTGACCAAGAAGACGACGCCGCAGGACGTGCAGGCGCTGTTCGCCGAGTACTACGCGGGCGAGGCCTTCGTGCACGTCGCGCCGTTCGACGCGGAAGCGAACCTCGACGGTGGCTTCTTCGACGTGCAGGCGAACAACGACACCAACCGCGTCGACCTGTTCGTGTTCGGCAACGAGGAACGCTTCGTCACGGTCGCGCGACTGGATAACCTGGGCAAGGGCGCATCGGGCGCGGCGATCCAGTGTATGAATCTGGCCATCGGCGCGGACGAGGAAAGCGGTCTGAATCGCTAA
- a CDS encoding flavodoxin family protein, with protein MSKIVIVYHSGYGHTKKAAEAVLAGTLEAGADARLLPVGEIDDAGWAELAAADAIIFGAPTYMGGPSADFKKFADASSKPWFGQTWKDKIAAGFTNSATMNGDKFSTIQYFVTLAMQHSMIWAGTGMMPSNTKAATRNDLNYVGGFTGLLTQSPADASADEAPPAGDLETARMFGARIAAVTARWLAGAPR; from the coding sequence ATGTCGAAGATCGTCATCGTGTATCACAGCGGCTACGGCCACACGAAGAAGGCCGCCGAGGCGGTGCTGGCGGGCACCCTCGAAGCGGGCGCCGACGCGCGCCTGCTGCCGGTCGGTGAAATCGACGACGCGGGCTGGGCCGAACTCGCGGCCGCCGATGCGATCATCTTCGGCGCCCCGACCTACATGGGCGGCCCCTCCGCCGATTTCAAGAAATTCGCCGACGCGAGTTCGAAGCCGTGGTTCGGCCAGACCTGGAAGGACAAGATCGCCGCCGGCTTCACCAACTCGGCGACCATGAACGGCGACAAGTTCTCGACCATCCAGTACTTCGTCACGCTGGCGATGCAGCACAGCATGATCTGGGCGGGCACCGGCATGATGCCGTCGAACACCAAGGCGGCCACCCGCAACGACCTGAACTACGTGGGCGGCTTTACCGGGCTGCTGACGCAATCGCCGGCCGACGCATCGGCGGACGAAGCGCCACCGGCTGGCGACCTGGAAACCGCGCGGATGTTCGGCGCGCGCATCGCCGCCGTGACCGCGCGCTGGCTCGCGGGCGCGCCGCGCTAA
- a CDS encoding DUF2957 domain-containing protein: MQWKFLSVLALAAPLLGACGGGSGGDGPVTEVRLCPSSLDYTTTFTGGGGDGELVKLNLDTTKMTWQITYVESPIPAATGTVMPTRAGQTVNGTLTQETLLPTNKLNQCAFRLNGASLDPSRPARIFVGEGVAGGTIPGAEISFAGVLGVGAVPDTTFPYYPFIGFSSIETNIANVAGTYNQLGYHQVPSQKFLPVAVDSKITINADGTWTECDNSGVNAGKCQQPGSNFAQSADGSGAFQTNNFQGQATPTLATTPEARGYMIVGKLRGQLVPILVRTGAANSSVTTPVNGALGPYADDESGISILSPQSSVTVNSQNGEYIGVDSQFDYRTTALEGTQATLLDPFNASQASLATALNLNFTQTVPGVVTTTQVGATTGSTPTGKMIFTGGVFGYLDMTNAASPYFTVGAFVQ, from the coding sequence ATGCAATGGAAATTCCTTTCGGTGCTCGCTCTTGCAGCACCGTTGCTGGGGGCATGCGGTGGCGGTAGCGGGGGCGACGGGCCGGTCACCGAAGTGCGTCTGTGTCCGTCATCGCTCGACTACACGACCACCTTCACGGGCGGCGGCGGCGACGGAGAACTGGTCAAGCTGAATCTCGACACGACGAAGATGACGTGGCAGATCACCTACGTCGAATCGCCGATTCCGGCCGCCACCGGCACGGTCATGCCGACGCGCGCCGGTCAGACCGTCAACGGCACGCTGACTCAGGAAACCTTGCTGCCGACCAACAAGCTCAATCAGTGCGCGTTCCGGCTGAACGGCGCGAGCCTCGATCCGAGCCGGCCCGCGCGGATTTTCGTCGGCGAAGGTGTGGCAGGCGGCACGATCCCGGGCGCGGAGATTTCGTTCGCGGGGGTGCTCGGCGTCGGCGCGGTGCCGGACACGACGTTCCCGTACTACCCGTTCATCGGTTTCTCGTCGATCGAAACGAATATCGCGAACGTGGCGGGCACCTATAACCAGCTCGGTTATCACCAGGTGCCGTCGCAGAAATTCCTGCCGGTCGCGGTCGACTCAAAGATCACGATCAACGCGGACGGCACGTGGACCGAGTGCGACAACTCCGGCGTGAATGCCGGCAAGTGCCAGCAGCCCGGCAGCAACTTCGCGCAGTCGGCAGACGGCAGCGGCGCATTCCAGACCAACAACTTCCAGGGTCAAGCGACGCCGACGCTGGCGACGACCCCGGAAGCGCGCGGCTACATGATCGTCGGCAAGCTGCGTGGCCAGTTGGTCCCGATCCTCGTGCGCACCGGCGCGGCGAACTCGTCGGTCACCACGCCGGTCAACGGCGCGCTGGGACCGTACGCGGACGACGAGTCGGGCATCTCGATTCTGTCGCCGCAAAGCTCGGTGACGGTGAACTCGCAAAACGGGGAATACATCGGCGTGGATAGCCAGTTCGACTATCGCACCACCGCGCTCGAAGGCACGCAAGCCACGCTGCTCGATCCGTTCAACGCGTCGCAGGCATCGCTCGCGACCGCGCTGAATCTGAACTTCACGCAGACCGTGCCCGGCGTGGTCACGACGACGCAAGTCGGCGCGACGACCGGCTCGACGCCGACCGGCAAGATGATCTTCACGGGTGGCGTGTTCGGCTACCTCGATATGACCAACGCGGCCTCGCCGTACTTCACGGTGGGCGCCTTCGTCCAGTAA
- a CDS encoding MFS transporter: MTAATSPTDTRASIRPGHAGRALLAAVLGYAMDGFDLLILGFMLPAIAADLHLNSAQAGSLVTWTLIGAVAGGLIFGVLSDYFGRVRMLTWTILIFAVFTGLCALAQGYADLLTYRTIAGIGLGGEFGIGMTLVAEAWPAAQRARVSSYVGLGWQLGVLAAALLTPLLLPVIGWRGMFALGLLPAVVSFFVRRRVEEPALFTERAARGARKLPLKLLVADARTTRASLGVAILCSVQNFGYYGLMIWLPSYLSRTFGYSLTKSGVWTAVTVLGMAAGIWLFGVAADRFGRKPTFLFYQAGAVAMVFVYAHLSTPGALLIGGAAMGVFVNGMIGGYGALISELYPTEARATAQNVLFNIGRAVGGFGPVAVGALAARYSFGAALAVLASIYLLDIFATLCLISERRGAELD, from the coding sequence ATGACCGCCGCCACTTCCCCCACCGACACCCGCGCTTCCATCCGGCCCGGCCACGCCGGCCGCGCCTTGCTCGCCGCGGTGCTCGGCTATGCGATGGACGGCTTCGATCTGCTGATACTCGGTTTCATGCTGCCGGCGATCGCCGCCGATCTGCATCTGAATTCGGCGCAGGCGGGCTCGCTGGTGACCTGGACGCTGATCGGCGCGGTCGCGGGCGGTCTGATCTTCGGTGTGTTGAGCGATTACTTCGGCCGCGTGCGGATGCTGACGTGGACGATCCTGATCTTCGCGGTCTTCACCGGTCTGTGCGCGCTTGCGCAAGGCTATGCCGATCTCCTGACTTACCGCACCATCGCGGGAATCGGACTGGGCGGCGAATTCGGTATCGGCATGACGCTGGTCGCCGAGGCGTGGCCGGCGGCGCAGCGCGCGCGGGTGTCGTCGTACGTTGGGCTGGGATGGCAGCTCGGCGTGCTGGCCGCCGCGCTGCTCACGCCGCTGCTGTTGCCGGTGATCGGCTGGCGCGGCATGTTCGCGCTTGGCTTGTTGCCGGCGGTCGTGTCGTTCTTCGTGCGACGCCGCGTCGAGGAGCCGGCGCTCTTCACCGAACGCGCGGCACGCGGCGCGCGCAAGCTGCCGCTGAAACTGCTGGTCGCCGACGCGCGCACCACGCGCGCGAGCCTCGGCGTCGCGATTCTGTGTTCGGTGCAAAACTTCGGCTACTACGGGCTGATGATCTGGCTGCCGAGCTATCTGTCCAGGACCTTCGGCTATTCGCTGACGAAGTCCGGCGTATGGACGGCGGTGACGGTGCTCGGCATGGCGGCCGGCATCTGGCTGTTCGGCGTCGCCGCCGACCGCTTCGGCCGCAAGCCGACCTTCCTGTTCTATCAGGCCGGGGCCGTGGCGATGGTGTTCGTCTACGCGCATCTGAGCACGCCGGGCGCGCTACTGATCGGCGGCGCGGCGATGGGCGTGTTCGTCAACGGGATGATCGGCGGATACGGCGCGCTGATCTCGGAGCTTTATCCGACCGAGGCGCGCGCAACCGCGCAAAACGTGCTGTTCAACATCGGCCGGGCGGTCGGCGGCTTCGGGCCGGTCGCGGTCGGCGCACTGGCGGCGCGGTACTCGTTCGGCGCCGCGCTGGCCGTGCTGGCGTCGATCTATCTGCTCGATATTTTCGCGACGCTGTGCCTGATCTCCGAGCGGCGCGGCGCCGAACTCGACTGA
- a CDS encoding DUF2957 domain-containing protein — translation MAHAITKGLALALATAPLLIACGGGKASDPGAVNAPQCSGASCGVQGPPASGSTAALCPATADIGNTTFLGGAGSGEVVQLNINATAMTYTLKWLESPIPLTSASVSLTRKGTQITGAVIHPPTGALPTAEQIRCAFILGAGTGTASDGSTYTTPDFVNNPNPPMILVGQGVAGGGIPGATVQYAGILGIGAVNKRHFDFYPFLGFASTTTDITKLPGTYNGLLYHLSPTANYETVATNSVETFDASGNCTSPSASGCLSTGNALTLNSNGYFDSINPPQIVPSGGNPAPLRTGNYGTAHMILGQINGATVPLVVRTGFVDTSNLLNLKVDDESGIAMLAAATPLASGGFDGGYVGADSNFKYTATLIQGGVGTFINPSTSGAESGFGLGYGLPSPGLVGVQDTNGKTGFAIASGGLYAIAIQGVENGGITSTSANSDTPSTPYFGIGAQISK, via the coding sequence ATGGCGCACGCCATTACAAAAGGCCTGGCGCTGGCTCTTGCCACGGCCCCATTGCTCATTGCATGTGGCGGCGGCAAGGCCAGCGATCCAGGCGCAGTTAACGCGCCGCAGTGCTCGGGCGCGAGTTGTGGCGTGCAAGGTCCGCCGGCGAGCGGGTCGACCGCGGCGCTGTGTCCCGCGACGGCCGACATCGGCAACACGACGTTCCTCGGCGGCGCCGGCAGCGGCGAAGTCGTGCAGTTGAACATCAACGCGACGGCGATGACGTACACGCTCAAGTGGCTCGAGTCGCCGATCCCGCTCACCAGCGCCAGCGTCTCCCTCACGCGTAAAGGCACGCAGATCACCGGTGCGGTCATTCACCCGCCGACCGGCGCGCTGCCCACCGCCGAACAGATCCGCTGCGCGTTCATTCTCGGCGCGGGCACCGGCACCGCGTCCGACGGTTCGACCTACACCACGCCCGATTTCGTCAACAACCCGAATCCGCCGATGATCCTCGTCGGCCAGGGCGTCGCGGGCGGCGGCATTCCCGGCGCGACCGTGCAGTACGCGGGGATTCTCGGCATCGGCGCCGTCAACAAGCGGCACTTCGACTTCTATCCGTTCCTCGGTTTCGCCAGCACGACGACCGACATCACCAAACTGCCGGGCACCTATAACGGCCTGCTCTATCACCTGTCGCCGACCGCGAACTACGAGACCGTCGCGACCAACTCCGTCGAAACCTTCGACGCCAGCGGCAACTGCACGTCGCCGAGCGCGTCCGGCTGCCTGTCGACGGGCAACGCGCTGACGCTGAACAGCAACGGCTACTTCGACAGCATCAACCCGCCGCAGATCGTGCCGAGCGGCGGCAATCCGGCGCCGCTGCGGACCGGCAACTACGGCACCGCGCACATGATCCTCGGCCAGATCAACGGCGCCACGGTTCCGCTCGTCGTGCGCACCGGCTTTGTCGACACGAGCAACCTGCTCAACCTCAAGGTCGACGACGAATCCGGCATCGCGATGCTCGCGGCGGCCACGCCGCTTGCGTCGGGCGGCTTCGACGGCGGCTACGTCGGCGCGGATTCGAACTTCAAATACACCGCGACCTTGATCCAGGGCGGCGTCGGCACGTTCATCAATCCGAGCACGTCGGGAGCGGAAAGCGGCTTCGGCCTCGGCTACGGATTGCCAAGCCCCGGACTCGTCGGCGTGCAGGACACCAACGGCAAGACCGGCTTCGCGATCGCGTCGGGCGGCCTCTATGCCATCGCGATCCAGGGTGTCGAGAACGGCGGCATCACGTCGACGTCGGCCAATTCGGATACGCCGAGCACGCCTTATTTCGGCATCGGCGCGCAGATCAGCAAATAG
- a CDS encoding NADP-dependent malic enzyme produces the protein MDEQLKQSALAYHQNPKPGKISVTPTKPLSNQLDLSLAYSPGVAAACMAIYEEPLDAQKYTSRGNLVGVITNGTAVLGLGNIGPLAAKPVMEGKGCLFKKFAGIDVFDIELSESDPDKLVEAIAMLEPTLGGINLEDIKAPECFYIEKKLRERMKIPVFHDDQHGTAIIASAAILNGLKVVGKKLDEVKLVCSGAGAAAIACLDLLVNLGLSKKNVLVTDSKGVIYEGRGNLDPSKERYAANTEARTLADAIRGADVFLGCSSAGVLKPEMVAEMGTQPLILALANPEPEIRPEDAKKVRPDCIIATGRSDYPNQVNNVLCFPFIFRGALDVGATTITEEMKLACVRAIAELAEETDQGDEVAKAYEGHSLEFGPEYLIPKPFDPRLIIKIAPAVAQAAMDSGVATRPIKDMDAYREELGTTVYRTGMVMRPVFAAAKSEPARIVFAEGEDERVLRAAQFVLLEKIAKPILVGRPSVIEMRLKKMGSKLKCGEDVEIVDPEDDPRYQQCWQAYHELGAREGVTPDVAKAAMRKFNTLIGAILVSLGEADGMICGMIGQYHTHLKFIERVLGKADNVQNFAAMNLLMLPGRNLFICDTYVNETPTAEQLADMTMLASREIEKFGITPKVALLSNSNFGSAPSSSSQRMAAARKLIAERAPTLEIDGEMHGDAALSEAVRKAAFPGTTLSGEANLLIMPNVEAANITYNLLKMIGGEGVTVGPFLLGAEKPVHILTPAATVRRIINMTAVASANARKRVNAQ, from the coding sequence ATGGACGAACAACTTAAGCAAAGCGCTCTCGCCTACCACCAGAATCCGAAACCCGGCAAGATTTCGGTCACGCCCACCAAGCCGCTGTCGAACCAGCTCGACCTGTCGCTCGCGTACTCGCCGGGCGTCGCCGCGGCCTGCATGGCGATCTACGAGGAGCCGCTGGACGCGCAGAAGTACACCTCGCGCGGCAACCTGGTCGGCGTGATCACGAACGGCACCGCGGTGCTCGGTCTCGGCAACATCGGCCCGCTCGCCGCGAAGCCGGTGATGGAAGGCAAGGGTTGCCTGTTCAAGAAGTTCGCCGGCATCGACGTGTTCGACATCGAACTGTCCGAGTCCGATCCGGACAAGCTGGTCGAAGCGATCGCCATGCTCGAACCCACGCTGGGCGGCATCAACCTCGAAGACATCAAGGCGCCCGAGTGCTTCTATATCGAGAAGAAGCTGCGTGAGCGCATGAAGATTCCGGTTTTCCACGACGATCAGCACGGTACGGCGATCATCGCGTCGGCGGCGATCCTGAACGGCCTGAAAGTGGTCGGCAAGAAGCTCGACGAAGTGAAGCTGGTGTGTTCGGGCGCGGGCGCCGCGGCGATCGCCTGTCTGGACCTGCTGGTGAACCTCGGCCTGTCGAAGAAGAACGTGCTCGTCACGGACTCCAAGGGCGTGATCTACGAAGGCCGCGGCAACCTCGATCCGTCGAAGGAACGTTACGCGGCGAACACCGAAGCGCGTACGCTCGCCGACGCGATTCGCGGCGCCGACGTGTTTCTGGGCTGTTCGAGCGCCGGCGTGCTGAAGCCGGAGATGGTCGCCGAGATGGGTACGCAGCCGCTGATTCTCGCGCTGGCGAATCCGGAGCCGGAAATCCGCCCGGAAGACGCGAAGAAGGTGCGCCCGGACTGCATTATCGCGACCGGCCGTTCGGACTACCCGAACCAGGTCAACAACGTGCTGTGCTTCCCGTTCATCTTCCGCGGCGCGCTGGATGTCGGCGCGACCACGATCACGGAAGAAATGAAGCTCGCGTGCGTGCGCGCGATCGCCGAGCTGGCCGAGGAAACCGATCAGGGCGACGAAGTCGCGAAGGCCTACGAAGGCCACTCGCTCGAATTCGGTCCGGAATACCTGATTCCGAAGCCGTTCGACCCGCGCCTGATCATCAAGATCGCGCCGGCCGTCGCGCAAGCGGCGATGGATTCGGGCGTCGCCACCCGTCCGATCAAAGATATGGACGCGTATCGCGAAGAACTCGGCACCACCGTGTACCGCACCGGCATGGTGATGCGTCCGGTGTTCGCGGCGGCGAAGTCGGAACCGGCACGCATCGTCTTCGCGGAAGGTGAAGACGAACGCGTGCTGCGCGCCGCGCAATTCGTGCTGCTGGAAAAGATCGCCAAGCCGATTCTGGTCGGCCGCCCGTCGGTGATCGAAATGCGTCTGAAGAAAATGGGCTCGAAGCTCAAGTGCGGCGAAGACGTCGAGATCGTCGATCCGGAAGACGATCCGCGCTATCAGCAGTGCTGGCAGGCGTATCACGAACTCGGCGCGCGCGAAGGCGTGACGCCGGACGTCGCGAAGGCCGCGATGCGCAAGTTCAACACGCTGATCGGCGCGATCCTCGTGAGCCTCGGCGAAGCGGACGGCATGATCTGCGGGATGATCGGCCAGTACCACACGCACCTGAAGTTCATCGAGCGGGTGCTGGGCAAGGCGGACAACGTGCAGAACTTCGCCGCGATGAATCTGCTGATGCTGCCGGGCCGCAATCTGTTCATCTGCGACACCTACGTGAACGAAACGCCGACCGCCGAGCAACTCGCCGACATGACCATGCTGGCGTCGCGCGAAATCGAGAAGTTCGGCATCACGCCGAAGGTTGCGCTGCTGTCGAACTCGAACTTCGGCAGCGCGCCGTCGTCGTCGTCGCAACGCATGGCCGCGGCCCGCAAGCTGATCGCGGAACGTGCGCCGACGCTGGAAATCGACGGTGAAATGCACGGCGACGCAGCGTTGTCGGAAGCGGTGCGCAAGGCAGCGTTCCCGGGCACGACGCTGAGCGGCGAGGCGAACCTGCTGATCATGCCGAACGTGGAAGCGGCGAACATCACGTACAACCTGCTGAAGATGATCGGCGGCGAAGGCGTGACGGTCGGTCCGTTCCTGCTCGGCGCGGAAAAGCCGGTGCACATCCTGACGCCGGCCGCGACCGTGCGCCGGATCATCAACATGACGGCAGTGGCGTCGGCCAACGCGCGCAAGCGGGTCAACGCACAGTAA
- a CDS encoding YbhB/YbcL family Raf kinase inhibitor-like protein: protein MRLRCLVVSLVSPLRRMPPPVGAALGWVSGLTLGLMLSAAFSSNARAENPFTLTSASFHAGATVQAAQVFNQDDCKGGNRSPQLTWHDAPPGTRSFAVTMFDEDAPGRGWWHWAVAGIPATVQSLPENASFSGFLSKLGAVEARNDFDVDGYGGPCPPPGKPHRYIVTVYALSTADLRLAQGRPALMFDHEINTATLGFARMVVSYGR from the coding sequence ATGCGCCTGCGTTGCCTGGTTGTTTCGCTTGTTTCGCCGCTCCGCCGCATGCCGCCGCCCGTCGGCGCGGCACTGGGATGGGTGTCGGGTTTGACGCTGGGTTTGATGTTATCGGCGGCGTTCAGCTCAAACGCGCGCGCCGAGAACCCGTTCACGCTCACCAGCGCCAGTTTTCACGCAGGCGCCACGGTGCAGGCCGCACAGGTTTTCAATCAGGACGACTGCAAAGGCGGCAACCGCTCGCCGCAATTGACGTGGCACGACGCGCCGCCCGGCACGCGCAGCTTCGCCGTGACGATGTTCGACGAGGACGCGCCCGGCCGCGGCTGGTGGCATTGGGCGGTTGCCGGCATCCCGGCGACGGTGCAGAGCCTGCCCGAGAACGCGAGCTTCTCGGGTTTCCTCAGCAAGCTCGGCGCGGTCGAGGCGCGCAACGATTTCGACGTCGACGGTTATGGCGGCCCGTGTCCGCCGCCGGGCAAACCGCATCGCTACATCGTCACCGTATATGCATTGAGCACTGCCGATCTGCGTCTCGCGCAGGGCCGCCCCGCGCTGATGTTCGATCACGAGATCAATACCGCCACGCTCGGCTTCGCGCGGATGGTGGTGAGCTACGGGCGTTGA